CGCGGCGCTGACTGCCGATCTCGACCCCGGTCAGCAGGCGATGCTCAAGGCCGAATGTATCGAAACCGCCTTCCAGTTCGAGATTGTTGTAGACGTTGCGGGTGTTCAGATCCTGCTGCCAGTGCTGGCGTGTGACCTTGTTGGTCGCCGGGGTGTAACCGGTGAGGTAGGTGTTGTCGAAATCACTGTTGAGCTTGAACACGCCGAGGGTCTGGCGCAGTTGCCAGTTATCATTGATTTCGTAGGTGAGTTTCGAACGCAACGATTGCGACTTGTCGTCGATGAAATCGTGATCGTTGCCGTAGGTCGTGTCGCGGCCGACATCCGCCGGACGCCCGTTTACCCCGGGAATGCCACGATCCGGTGTGCGGTTGTAACGGCTGTATTCGTACTGCACCAGCCAGTTCAGGTCGGGCGTCAGTTGCCAGCTCATCGACGGTGCGAACAGTTGGCGGTTGCCGCTGACCCCATCGCGGAAACTGTTTTCATCCATGTTGCCCATATTCAGGCGCAGGCTGATGTTCTCGCTCGGATCGGTGCTGAGGTCGGCGTAGAGGCTGCGCAAATCTTCGCTGCCGCCTTGAGCTTCGATGGTCGAGCGGCGGCCAAACTCCGGCATTTTGCTCACCCGATTGACGATCCCGCCCTGACTGCCACGGCCGTACAAAACGGCGGCTGGGCCTTTGAGCACTTCGACGCGTTCGATGTTGTGCAGATCGCGCTTGTATTGGCTGTCGTCGCGGATGCCGTCCAGATAAAAGTCGTTACTGGCGTCGAAGCCGCGGATGCGCAAGCTGTCGAAACGGGTGTCGGCGCTGCTGCTGACGTTGGGCATGCCACTCAGCGCATCACCGATGTCGTTGGTGCCGTAGCTGGAGACGTTCGACGTCTTGATCGAATCGATGGCCTGCGGCACATAGCGCACTGGGGTCGAGGTGCGAGTCGCGGTGCTGCTGACCTTCACGCGGGGGTCATCGGCTTGCGCTTCGGCGCTGATGGCGGTGGCGGGCAGTTCGGTCGCCGACCAGGCAAAGCCGCTGGACAGGAAAGCAGAAAGCCCAAGGGTGACGGGCGTAAGACGGAACGGGGCAGGCATTGAAAAGCGCATCCGAAAAAGGGGAAGAATTCGAGCGCGCGAATGGTAATGCTTTGCATTTACTTCCGTTAA
The sequence above is drawn from the Pseudomonas sp. FP2196 genome and encodes:
- a CDS encoding TonB-dependent siderophore receptor, coding for MPAPFRLTPVTLGLSAFLSSGFAWSATELPATAISAEAQADDPRVKVSSTATRTSTPVRYVPQAIDSIKTSNVSSYGTNDIGDALSGMPNVSSSADTRFDSLRIRGFDASNDFYLDGIRDDSQYKRDLHNIERVEVLKGPAAVLYGRGSQGGIVNRVSKMPEFGRRSTIEAQGGSEDLRSLYADLSTDPSENISLRLNMGNMDENSFRDGVSGNRQLFAPSMSWQLTPDLNWLVQYEYSRYNRTPDRGIPGVNGRPADVGRDTTYGNDHDFIDDKSQSLRSKLTYEINDNWQLRQTLGVFKLNSDFDNTYLTGYTPATNKVTRQHWQQDLNTRNVYNNLELEGGFDTFGLEHRLLTGVEIGSQRRDPKLYNAATGRTPGAQPVPSLDLFNPNRDLRHTGSMQLNSSSHTEVESRAVYVQDQLRLNDQWQLLAGLRYDTFDIESTNKLRNISEDRDSHSTSPRVGLVWTPLQNHSFYASWSKTFSPVGGGLIGITPGAAGNTNDLSPELTKQKEIGVKSDWLDDRLSTTLAIYDLELYNRRTTDPNDPTLTIMTGVQRSRGIELTATGNIVGNWYVRGGVGMQDAKIEKDNNGLEGKRINNVAKRNGSLFLTWKPEMGWYGETGLTLVGQRYADNANTTVLPGYGRWDALVGYRFKDWDLRTALNNITDREYYDSATSQYQIQPGAPRSVVMTGTYSF